The Oryzias latipes chromosome 1, ASM223467v1 genome contains a region encoding:
- the znf207 gene encoding BUB3-interacting and GLEBS motif-containing protein ZNF207 isoform X2 yields MGRKKKKQMKPWCWYCNRDFDDEKILIQHQKAKHFKCHICHKKLYTGPGLAIHCMQVHKETIDSVPNAIPGRTDIELEIYGMEGIPEKDMQERRRTLEQKSQESQKKKNNQDDSDEDDDDDDAGPSVSQVPAVAPQASYAVPMTQPGMPPVAGVPHAGYQGMPPMMPGVPPMMHGMPPAMHGMPPAMMPMGGMMPPMMPGMPGIPPAMPPHMAPRPGMPHVAPSPAAGPIPSRPAVPVTQPAVAKPLFPSAAQAQQNAPGAAASNPLTAAVTADPPKATFPAYTQPSVSSSSASSNPSSSTVVKPPATVTSKPATLTTTSATSKLIHPDEDISLEEMKATLPRYQRLIPRPGQALTAAAPSVAAVGGIMPPQQGMPPQQPGMRHPLHGQYGAPPQGMPGYIPGGIPPYGQGPPMVPPYQGGPPMGMRPPVMSPAGRY; encoded by the exons atgggaagaaaaaagaagaagcagatgaaaCCATGGTGCTG GTATTGTAATCGAGATTTTGACGATGAAAAGATTCTCATTCAGCATCAAAAGGCAAAGCATTTTAAATGCCATATTTGCCACAAAAAGTTGTACACCGGCCCCGGCTTGGCTATTCACTGCATGCAG gtgCACAAAGAGACAATTGATAGTGTTCCAAATGCAATCCCTGGAAGAACAGATATTGAACTGGAGATCTACGGCATGGAAGGAATTCCAGAGAAAGACATGCAAGAAAGACGGAGAACTTTAGAACAAAAATCTCAAG AGagtcagaagaagaagaacaatcAAGATGATTCTGATGAAGATGACGACGATGATGACGCAGGACCGTCAGTTTCACAGGTTCCTGCTGTCGCGCCCCAGGCGTCTTATGCTGTACCAATGACACAACCGGGGATGCCACCTGTGGCCGGTGTTCCTCATGCAGGATACCAAG GCATGCCTCCCATGATGCCCGGGGTTCCTCCCATGATGCACGGCATGCCTCCTGCTATGCATGGAATGCCTCCCGC GATGATGCCAATGGGAGGGATGATGCCTCCCATGATGCCAGGAATGCCAGGCATTCCTCCAG CAATGCCGCCTCACATGGCTCCAAGACCAGGGATGCCGCATGTGGCTCCAAGCCCCGCTGCAGGACCAATACCCAGTCGACCAGCGGTGCCAGTGACTCAGCCGGCTGTCGCCAAACCACTTTTCCCCAGCGCAGCACAG GCCCAGCAGAACGCTCCAGGGGCTGCAGCTTCAAACCCGCTCACCGCTGCGGTCACCGCTGACCCCCCCAAAGCAACATTCCCCGCCTACACCCAACCCTCTGTCTCTTCTTCCTCTGCCTCTTCTAACCCCTCTAGCAGCACTGTGGTCAAACCCCCGGCCACAGTGACCAGTAAGCCCGCTACCCTCACCACTACGAGTGCAACCAGTAAGTTGATCCACCCTGATGAGGATATCTCACTG GAGGAAATGAAGGCTACGTTACCCAGATACCAGCGCCTCATACCCAGGCCTGGTCAGGCCCTGACTGCTGCTGCTCCCTCTGTGGCAGCCGTGGGCGGCATAATGCCCCCGCAGCAAGGCATGCCCCCGCAGCAGCCCGGCATGAGGCATCCCTTGCATG GTCAGTACGGTGCCCCTCCCCAGGGCATGCCAGGTTACATACCTGGAGGGATTCCTCCATATGGGCAGGGTCCCCCCATGGTTCCCCCTTACCAGGGAGGCCCTCCCATGGGTATGAGGCCGCCCGTCATGTCTCCAGCCGGACGCTACTGA
- the LOC105353906 gene encoding uncharacterized protein LOC105353906 isoform X3, producing the protein MTQILLLAFLWILIITQIGFVCSDVELIERFEGESVVFQCAFDLKKPRPIGVSLNRTKPKHSRVLFKMTEMDFAVDNQADAHRVRVSGDPKDSLVNITLSQLTSSDTSLYICEFDVGNQFSADEKVLGEMEFLLVVGKKGLAVDGVTLKRQKGRGPVEVVYQSKTSIPTEKVQLVSDGVAFNVSLQQLQVQDSALYSCQLLLRDKPDSGHRLGRRAYFVSVQAGGECGCLQYSILLYAMSAAVALLLLHIIVVAVCKSKAKHSGKSHPQVPIYEEMVGVNSPSQKTFQSHLEEMGGGEYRNCSMKKTIPENHYESPKGILIPQNERLK; encoded by the exons ATGACCCAAATCCTACTCTTggcttttttgtggattttgatCATCACCCAGATTGGGTTTG TTTGCAGTGACGTTGAACTCATTGAGCGCTTTGAAGGAGAGTCGGTGGTCTTCCAATGTGCCTTTGACTTGAAAAAGCCGCGACCCATTGGAGTCTCCCTGAACCGCACCAAACCCAAACACAGTCGAGTCCTCTTCAAGATGACTGAGATGGACTTCGCTGTGGATAATCAAGCAGACGCGCACCGCGTACGTGTCAGCGGGGACCCTAAAGATTCCTTGGTCAATATCACCCTCTCTCAGCTGACGTCCAGTGACACGAGCCTTTACATCTGCGAGTTTGATGTGGGGAATCAGTTCTCTGCTGATGAAAAGGTTCTAGGAGAGATGGAATTCTTGCTTGTTGTTGGCAAAA AGGGATTAGCAGTGGACGGGGTGACCTTAAAGAGGCAAAAGGGTAGGGGTCCTGTAGAGGTGGTGTACCAGTCTAAGACGTCCATCCCCACTGAGAAAGTCCAGCTTGTCTCTGACGGCGTCGCCTTCAATGTgagcctgcagcagctgcaggtccaGGACAGCGCTCTGTACAGctgccagctgctgctgcgcgACAAGCCCGACAGCGGCCACCGTTTAGGGAGGCGTGCGTACTTTGTTTCTGTGCAAG CAGGTGGAGAATGCGGCTGCCTCCAGTACAGCATCCTGCTGTACGCCATGTCGGCGGCTGTGGCCCTGCTCCTGCTTCACATCATCGTCGTGGCAGTTTGTAAA AGCAAAGCAAAGCACAGCGGCAAGTCACACCCTCAAGTCCCCATCTACGAGGAGATGGTTGGTGTGAATTCTCCAagtcaaaaaacatttcaaagccaCCTGGAAGAAATGGGTGGTGGTGAGTACAGAAACTGCTCAATGAAGAAAACCATCCCAGAGAACCACTACGAAAGCCCCAAAGGGATTCTGATCCCCCAAAACGAGCGTCTGAAATGA
- the LOC105353906 gene encoding uncharacterized protein LOC105353906 isoform X1, with protein MTQILLLAFLWILIITQIGFVCSDVELIERFEGESVVFQCAFDLKKPRPIGVSLNRTKPKHSRVLFKMTEMDFAVDNQADAHRVRVSGDPKDSLVNITLSQLTSSDTSLYICEFDVGNQFSADEKVLGEMEFLLVVGKNEPFPLEVEMVQTHVGGSAVLPCFPPNAEGLAVDGVTLKRQKGRGPVEVVYQSKTSIPTEKVQLVSDGVAFNVSLQQLQVQDSALYSCQLLLRDKPDSGHRLGRRAYFVSVQAGGECGCLQYSILLYAMSAAVALLLLHIIVVAVCKSKAKHSGKSHPQVPIYEEMVGVNSPSQKTFQSHLEEMGGGEYRNCSMKKTIPENHYESPKGILIPQNERLK; from the exons ATGACCCAAATCCTACTCTTggcttttttgtggattttgatCATCACCCAGATTGGGTTTG TTTGCAGTGACGTTGAACTCATTGAGCGCTTTGAAGGAGAGTCGGTGGTCTTCCAATGTGCCTTTGACTTGAAAAAGCCGCGACCCATTGGAGTCTCCCTGAACCGCACCAAACCCAAACACAGTCGAGTCCTCTTCAAGATGACTGAGATGGACTTCGCTGTGGATAATCAAGCAGACGCGCACCGCGTACGTGTCAGCGGGGACCCTAAAGATTCCTTGGTCAATATCACCCTCTCTCAGCTGACGTCCAGTGACACGAGCCTTTACATCTGCGAGTTTGATGTGGGGAATCAGTTCTCTGCTGATGAAAAGGTTCTAGGAGAGATGGAATTCTTGCTTGTTGTTGGCAAAA ATGAGCCGTTCCCTTTGGAGGTGGAGATGGTGCAGACGCATGTCGGAGGATCAGCTGTGCTTCCCTGTTTCCCCCCAAATGCAGAGGGATTAGCAGTGGACGGGGTGACCTTAAAGAGGCAAAAGGGTAGGGGTCCTGTAGAGGTGGTGTACCAGTCTAAGACGTCCATCCCCACTGAGAAAGTCCAGCTTGTCTCTGACGGCGTCGCCTTCAATGTgagcctgcagcagctgcaggtccaGGACAGCGCTCTGTACAGctgccagctgctgctgcgcgACAAGCCCGACAGCGGCCACCGTTTAGGGAGGCGTGCGTACTTTGTTTCTGTGCAAG CAGGTGGAGAATGCGGCTGCCTCCAGTACAGCATCCTGCTGTACGCCATGTCGGCGGCTGTGGCCCTGCTCCTGCTTCACATCATCGTCGTGGCAGTTTGTAAA AGCAAAGCAAAGCACAGCGGCAAGTCACACCCTCAAGTCCCCATCTACGAGGAGATGGTTGGTGTGAATTCTCCAagtcaaaaaacatttcaaagccaCCTGGAAGAAATGGGTGGTGGTGAGTACAGAAACTGCTCAATGAAGAAAACCATCCCAGAGAACCACTACGAAAGCCCCAAAGGGATTCTGATCCCCCAAAACGAGCGTCTGAAATGA
- the LOC105353906 gene encoding uncharacterized protein LOC105353906 isoform X2, with protein MTQILLLAFLWILIITQIGFVCSDVELIERFEGESVVFQCAFDLKKPRPIGVSLNRTKPKHSRVLFKMTEMDFAVDNQADAHRVRVSGDPKDSLVNITLSQLTSSDTSLYICEFDVGNQFSADEKVLGEMEFLLVVGKNEPFPLEVEMVQTHVGGSAVLPCFPPNAEGLAVDGVTLKRQKGRGPVEVVYQSKTSIPTEKVQLVSDGVAFNVSLQQLQVQDSALYSCQLLLRDKPDSGHRLGRRAYFVSVQGGECGCLQYSILLYAMSAAVALLLLHIIVVAVCKSKAKHSGKSHPQVPIYEEMVGVNSPSQKTFQSHLEEMGGGEYRNCSMKKTIPENHYESPKGILIPQNERLK; from the exons ATGACCCAAATCCTACTCTTggcttttttgtggattttgatCATCACCCAGATTGGGTTTG TTTGCAGTGACGTTGAACTCATTGAGCGCTTTGAAGGAGAGTCGGTGGTCTTCCAATGTGCCTTTGACTTGAAAAAGCCGCGACCCATTGGAGTCTCCCTGAACCGCACCAAACCCAAACACAGTCGAGTCCTCTTCAAGATGACTGAGATGGACTTCGCTGTGGATAATCAAGCAGACGCGCACCGCGTACGTGTCAGCGGGGACCCTAAAGATTCCTTGGTCAATATCACCCTCTCTCAGCTGACGTCCAGTGACACGAGCCTTTACATCTGCGAGTTTGATGTGGGGAATCAGTTCTCTGCTGATGAAAAGGTTCTAGGAGAGATGGAATTCTTGCTTGTTGTTGGCAAAA ATGAGCCGTTCCCTTTGGAGGTGGAGATGGTGCAGACGCATGTCGGAGGATCAGCTGTGCTTCCCTGTTTCCCCCCAAATGCAGAGGGATTAGCAGTGGACGGGGTGACCTTAAAGAGGCAAAAGGGTAGGGGTCCTGTAGAGGTGGTGTACCAGTCTAAGACGTCCATCCCCACTGAGAAAGTCCAGCTTGTCTCTGACGGCGTCGCCTTCAATGTgagcctgcagcagctgcaggtccaGGACAGCGCTCTGTACAGctgccagctgctgctgcgcgACAAGCCCGACAGCGGCCACCGTTTAGGGAGGCGTGCGTACTTTGTTTCTGTGCAAG GTGGAGAATGCGGCTGCCTCCAGTACAGCATCCTGCTGTACGCCATGTCGGCGGCTGTGGCCCTGCTCCTGCTTCACATCATCGTCGTGGCAGTTTGTAAA AGCAAAGCAAAGCACAGCGGCAAGTCACACCCTCAAGTCCCCATCTACGAGGAGATGGTTGGTGTGAATTCTCCAagtcaaaaaacatttcaaagccaCCTGGAAGAAATGGGTGGTGGTGAGTACAGAAACTGCTCAATGAAGAAAACCATCCCAGAGAACCACTACGAAAGCCCCAAAGGGATTCTGATCCCCCAAAACGAGCGTCTGAAATGA
- the znf207 gene encoding BUB3-interacting and GLEBS motif-containing protein ZNF207 isoform X1, with protein MGRKKKKQMKPWCWYCNRDFDDEKILIQHQKAKHFKCHICHKKLYTGPGLAIHCMQVHKETIDSVPNAIPGRTDIELEIYGMEGIPEKDMQERRRTLEQKSQESQKKKNNQDDSDEDDDDDDAGPSVSQVPAVAPQASYAVPMTQPGMPPVAGVPHAGYQGMPPMMPGVPPMMHGMPPAMHGMPPAMMPMGGMMPPMMPGMPGIPPAMPPHMAPRPGMPHVAPSPAAGPIPSRPAVPVTQPAVAKPLFPSAAQMGSGVHSSTAAVSSPPADPQSASSQHPFRNMPQAQQNAPGAAASNPLTAAVTADPPKATFPAYTQPSVSSSSASSNPSSSTVVKPPATVTSKPATLTTTSATSKLIHPDEDISLEEMKATLPRYQRLIPRPGQALTAAAPSVAAVGGIMPPQQGMPPQQPGMRHPLHGQYGAPPQGMPGYIPGGIPPYGQGPPMVPPYQGGPPMGMRPPVMSPAGRY; from the exons atgggaagaaaaaagaagaagcagatgaaaCCATGGTGCTG GTATTGTAATCGAGATTTTGACGATGAAAAGATTCTCATTCAGCATCAAAAGGCAAAGCATTTTAAATGCCATATTTGCCACAAAAAGTTGTACACCGGCCCCGGCTTGGCTATTCACTGCATGCAG gtgCACAAAGAGACAATTGATAGTGTTCCAAATGCAATCCCTGGAAGAACAGATATTGAACTGGAGATCTACGGCATGGAAGGAATTCCAGAGAAAGACATGCAAGAAAGACGGAGAACTTTAGAACAAAAATCTCAAG AGagtcagaagaagaagaacaatcAAGATGATTCTGATGAAGATGACGACGATGATGACGCAGGACCGTCAGTTTCACAGGTTCCTGCTGTCGCGCCCCAGGCGTCTTATGCTGTACCAATGACACAACCGGGGATGCCACCTGTGGCCGGTGTTCCTCATGCAGGATACCAAG GCATGCCTCCCATGATGCCCGGGGTTCCTCCCATGATGCACGGCATGCCTCCTGCTATGCATGGAATGCCTCCCGC GATGATGCCAATGGGAGGGATGATGCCTCCCATGATGCCAGGAATGCCAGGCATTCCTCCAG CAATGCCGCCTCACATGGCTCCAAGACCAGGGATGCCGCATGTGGCTCCAAGCCCCGCTGCAGGACCAATACCCAGTCGACCAGCGGTGCCAGTGACTCAGCCGGCTGTCGCCAAACCACTTTTCCCCAGCGCAGCACAG ATGGGCTCTGGTGTTcacagcagcacagcagctgtGTCCTCTCCACCTGCAGACCCTCAGTCTGCCTCTTCCCAGCATCCCTTTCGTAACATGCCACAA GCCCAGCAGAACGCTCCAGGGGCTGCAGCTTCAAACCCGCTCACCGCTGCGGTCACCGCTGACCCCCCCAAAGCAACATTCCCCGCCTACACCCAACCCTCTGTCTCTTCTTCCTCTGCCTCTTCTAACCCCTCTAGCAGCACTGTGGTCAAACCCCCGGCCACAGTGACCAGTAAGCCCGCTACCCTCACCACTACGAGTGCAACCAGTAAGTTGATCCACCCTGATGAGGATATCTCACTG GAGGAAATGAAGGCTACGTTACCCAGATACCAGCGCCTCATACCCAGGCCTGGTCAGGCCCTGACTGCTGCTGCTCCCTCTGTGGCAGCCGTGGGCGGCATAATGCCCCCGCAGCAAGGCATGCCCCCGCAGCAGCCCGGCATGAGGCATCCCTTGCATG GTCAGTACGGTGCCCCTCCCCAGGGCATGCCAGGTTACATACCTGGAGGGATTCCTCCATATGGGCAGGGTCCCCCCATGGTTCCCCCTTACCAGGGAGGCCCTCCCATGGGTATGAGGCCGCCCGTCATGTCTCCAGCCGGACGCTACTGA